The Edaphobacter flagellatus sequence ACCTGCTCAGCCGAATACACGCTTCAGGAGAAGAACATCGTTTACAGGAAACCCCACTGACCCAGCTTTTCCACAAAAGCTGGGTCAAGCCCCCTGATTTTCATAAAGATCGCTGTATCAATGATATAACCCAAAGTTTCGAGCGCCGATTCACTCTACGCTTCCAGCTATAGTTAAAGAACAAGGAAACAAAGGCCCGGATGACGGGCCTTTTGTTTTGTCCGCAGGTATTAAAAGGGGGTGTCTTTATAACCACAATAAATGGAATACTTTGCACAAATTAGTACAGGGGGAGGGGACTACTCATGGCCTTGACATGGAGTCACTTCTATTGGTGCCCGGAGGGGGACTTGAACCCCCACGACCGGTTAAGGTCTGCGGATTTTAAGTCCGCTGTGTCTGCCGATTTCACCATCCGGGCTTATTGCTTTGAGAGTGGCTTCTAGTATCTTAACGCATTGATTCATCCGGCTCGTCTTCAGGAACCGATCTTCACAACTTGGGCTTGTACTCTGCGTCACGATGCATATGGCCCATCGACTCATCGATGCGCGAATGCACTCAGCCAGTTTGACTCAGCGATTGTTTTGAGGGGAAATTTGGAGGCGCGGGTCGGGATCGAACCGACGCATAAAGGTTTTGCAGACCTCTCCCTTACCACTTGGGTACCGCGCCTCTTGGGGCCGTTCTGTTTCAGCCCTGCAAATTGTATGTGAAGTTTACCGCAGGCAGGGGATGTTTGGAGCGGGAGACCGGGGTCGAACCGGCGACATCTTCCTTGGCAAGGAAGCACTCTACCACTGAGCTACTCCCGCTCAACATGACTAAGTATATCGACCCCGAGGCCAGCGGTCAAACCCTGCAAAAGCCAGGAAACTCCATGCGATCCACAAAGTTCCACACATCCCGATTAATTCGATTGACGTTGATTGAATGCAATGCGAGGACCCGCGGTTGCGTTAGAACGATGCTGGACGACATGAGGTGTGATGACCATAACCAGTTCACTTGAGTCCGTCTCGGTCGTCTTATCTGCCGTAGCTGTCTGAAATCCGGGAAGCTCGCCCAGGCCAGGCAGACCGCTTACGGCAGCCGATTCGGACCGGCTGAGAGAACTGGCAATCAGCGTACTTTCACCTTCAGCTACGGTGATATCCGAGGAGTACAGACGATTGGCCAAAATGGGAATGTTGTTGAGCGCACTACCTGCAAGAGCCTCAAGTTTTAGTTTGAGATTCAACCGGATCAGCCCCGATCGCTGAATGGTGGGTTTGGCCTCGAGCGTGAGGCCCAGATCTTCATATTGAAACTGCGGAATAGTGACGGAGCCGGACGAGCCGAGATATTGATTGAGCAGACTCTGTGCGCTAACTCCATTGATGGTGGTTCCGGCAAGTGAAGAGGCGTTGCCGGTAATTCCGCTGGTGTAACTGCCCGTAATGACAGGGTAGCGTGTTCCAGATCGAAAAATGGCTGTCTGTCCGTCACTGGCGCGGAGCAGAATACTGTTGAGTGCCCGGGTATCACTGGAATTCAGTGAAAGTTGAAAATTTGTGGACGTATTCGTTGTGATCCCCGACATCGTGAGGCCCCCGCCGAAAAAGCCCACGGTATTGCTCAATAACGAGCTCTTTACCAGCCCTGAAGCGATGAGCGCCAGAGCAATTTGGATATTGCTGGCATTCGCCGGAACCAGTCCCTGCGAGATTGCCTGATTGACGAGATCCTGATTCTGCTGCACCAGATCGCGCGCCGCGCTGTCGACGTTGTAGACGCCAATCTGCTGCGGCAGCTGTGCGCCAATATTGCGTTGACGCGTGCGATCAACCATATAAAGTCGGATGTCGAGCACGACCTCGGCGGCTCCTTCGACCAGGTCGGCAAGGGTAAGATTCAGCGCGGTGATGGTGTCCTCTGGCGCACGTATGACGAGGCTGCCAGAAGTGGCAAGGACGCTAGCCTGTTTGACGTCAAAGACACTGCGAACAACAGTACCGAGCTCGTTCATCTGCTCTGAGGTAAATCCCGGCACGTAGATCGTTTCCTCAAGCTGCCGTTCGAGCCGCTGGTGGTTCTCAACCGTATCCTTCGCAATCAGGACACTGTGCGGATCCAGCGGTACGGCAAAGGTATTCGTCACATCGAGAACGACCGACGAAGCACGCTCGTAGGCAACGTCATCGAGGTTGAAGCGAATGTTGGAGCTTGGCAGCGAGTCATCAAAGACGGTACGTATACCAAAGCGCGAGAAGACCTGCGTAATGACCTGCTGCTCGCTAGCATTGATCTCGAAGCTTTGTTTACCTGAAGCAGGGAGCAACGTGACCGGCCCCGCAAGAGCCTGAGAATTCTGCTGCCATTGCGATCGAGGATCGCTGATTGGCCTGATCTCCGTACGAAACGAAGCGGATGGAGAAGGCGTGCCCGCATACTGAGCGATGGAACTACTTTCAGGATCGAGTTTGCGTGCCTCGGCCAGGAGGCTCTCAGCTTTATCCGTATGACCCAGCATGCGCGCTTTGCCGGCTTCCAAAACGAGCGACGAGATGCGATGCTCATGCGCCAAAACGGCACCCTGGACATAGTCGGCGTTTTGAGGGTTGAGCAAGGCGGCCTTCGCAAAGCGTGCCTCGGCCCCGGCAAGATCACCTCGGTCGAGTAATCGCGCTCCGGCCAGATAGTTGTCGTCGGCCTCGCGTAATTGTCGTGGACTGGGCTGTTTGGAAGAAGAAGGCTGGGTTGATGATTCTGCCGTGGTCTTTGATTCGTTTGCGGATTGCCCATCCGGCTGCTGCGCATAGCTAAAAGCGCTGAGAGTCGAGATAGCGAGCGCAAAAGCGACAAATGATTGCCGCAGGCTGAACGCGCGGTCTTGTGGGCAGGGCATCATCGACTGCTGATTTAGACGAACGTTAGCAGTTAACGGCTGCCGACCAGACTACGGGCGATGCTTTCGATACGCGGCCGCTCGCTGACTGGAGGACGGCGCATGCCATTGCGAATCAGCGAAGTGTTCAGGTCGAGCTCGGCGAGTGTGCGGCTCAGTGTATTGCGGTGCATGCCCAACTCTTCAGCGGCCTTGCACTGGTTGCCCTTATGATGCGCGAGAACTTCGAAGATGTAGCGCCGTTTGAACTGGCGAACAGCCTCTGCATAGGAAACGCCGGCACTGTGCATCTGAATAACGAGACCATCCAATTCGCGCTTCAAAGGGAACTCCTTGTCGTGTCGTCTGCTGTGCGACCTTCCCCATTGTGACCTTAGTTGTGCTGCTTGATCCAGTCGGCAGTGTTGTGCTTGATCTGTGAGGCCCCGTCCAGAATCCGTTGCGCAAGGTCGTGAGGTACAACGAAGGATACCGCATGTGCCCCGGCAAGGAAATAGGGTGCCAGCCGGGAATTTTTAACCCAGGCCGTTTCGGGCAGAAATGCGCTGATGGCCATCAGGATGGCAACGCCGATCAGGCAGCCGCGCAGCAACCCAAAGACGGCTCCTCCCAGGCGGTTGAAGAATCCCAGTCCGATGGCATGTGCTGTAGTGTGAACCAGTCGCCCTGCGACGGTTGCCGCAATCATGACCCCAATGGCAATTAAAAGAAAGGCCGCGACGTTAGCTATGGCAGGATTCGAAATCACACGACTAAGAAGGGCTGCCAGTTGCATATAGTTCCATGCTGCAAGCAGGACTCCCGCAATCAACCCGATCAGTGAGAACAACTCACGCACCAGACCGCGCAGGAAAGCCTGCACGGTGGAGTAGACAAGCGGAGTGAGCAACAGCAAGTCGAAAGGTGTCATTGGCACCGGTATTTTAGAGCGTGGTGCGTCCGGTAATCAGCCGGTAGGCATCAAGATACTTAGCCCTGGTGCGTTCGACCACATCCGCAGGCAGAGCCGGAGCTGGAGCCTGCTTATTCCAACGGATGGACTCAAGATAGTCACGGACATACTGCTTGTCGAACGATGGCTGCGGGCCGCCCGGCGCATAGCCGTCCGCCGGCCAGTATCGAGATGAGTCCGGGGTCAGGACCTCATCGGCTAGCACGATCTCCCCATCGATCAGTCCAAACTCGAACTTCGTGTCGGCAAGGATAAGCCCACGACTCTCAGCATGCTTGGATGCCTTCTCGAAGATATCCAGTGTCAATTTGCGCAGGGCTTGGGCATAGTCAGCACCAATGGCGGAGACGACCGCCTCAAAGGAGATGTTTTCATCATGGCCGCCTGTATTGATCTTGGCCGCAGGAGTAAAGATTGGCTCGGGCAGCCGCTCAGACTCGCGCAGTCCGGCAGGCAGCTTGATACCACAGACCGAGCCATTTGCCTGATAGTCCTTCCAGCCGGAGCCGGAGAGATAGGCACGAACGACGCATTCGACTGGAAACATCTGCGCGCGGCGTACGATCATGCTGCGTCCGGCAAGCTG is a genomic window containing:
- a CDS encoding type II and III secretion system protein produces the protein MMPCPQDRAFSLRQSFVAFALAISTLSAFSYAQQPDGQSANESKTTAESSTQPSSSKQPSPRQLREADDNYLAGARLLDRGDLAGAEARFAKAALLNPQNADYVQGAVLAHEHRISSLVLEAGKARMLGHTDKAESLLAEARKLDPESSSIAQYAGTPSPSASFRTEIRPISDPRSQWQQNSQALAGPVTLLPASGKQSFEINASEQQVITQVFSRFGIRTVFDDSLPSSNIRFNLDDVAYERASSVVLDVTNTFAVPLDPHSVLIAKDTVENHQRLERQLEETIYVPGFTSEQMNELGTVVRSVFDVKQASVLATSGSLVIRAPEDTITALNLTLADLVEGAAEVVLDIRLYMVDRTRQRNIGAQLPQQIGVYNVDSAARDLVQQNQDLVNQAISQGLVPANASNIQIALALIASGLVKSSLLSNTVGFFGGGLTMSGITTNTSTNFQLSLNSSDTRALNSILLRASDGQTAIFRSGTRYPVITGSYTSGITGNASSLAGTTINGVSAQSLLNQYLGSSGSVTIPQFQYEDLGLTLEAKPTIQRSGLIRLNLKLKLEALAGSALNNIPILANRLYSSDITVAEGESTLIASSLSRSESAAVSGLPGLGELPGFQTATADKTTETDSSELVMVITPHVVQHRSNATAGPRIAFNQRQSN
- a CDS encoding helix-turn-helix domain-containing protein, coding for MKRELDGLVIQMHSAGVSYAEAVRQFKRRYIFEVLAHHKGNQCKAAEELGMHRNTLSRTLAELDLNTSLIRNGMRRPPVSERPRIESIARSLVGSR
- a CDS encoding CvpA family protein — protein: MTPFDLLLLTPLVYSTVQAFLRGLVRELFSLIGLIAGVLLAAWNYMQLAALLSRVISNPAIANVAAFLLIAIGVMIAATVAGRLVHTTAHAIGLGFFNRLGGAVFGLLRGCLIGVAILMAISAFLPETAWVKNSRLAPYFLAGAHAVSFVVPHDLAQRILDGASQIKHNTADWIKQHN
- a CDS encoding phosphoribosylaminoimidazolesuccinocarboxamide synthase, with amino-acid sequence MQNALLETSLGSLPLTARGKVRDIYTLSEHELLFVASDRISAFDHVLATGVPDKGRILTQLSLFWFDFLKDTVQNHVLTADPAQFPASLQPYLDQLAGRSMIVRRAQMFPVECVVRAYLSGSGWKDYQANGSVCGIKLPAGLRESERLPEPIFTPAAKINTGGHDENISFEAVVSAIGADYAQALRKLTLDIFEKASKHAESRGLILADTKFEFGLIDGEIVLADEVLTPDSSRYWPADGYAPGGPQPSFDKQYVRDYLESIRWNKQAPAPALPADVVERTRAKYLDAYRLITGRTTL